A genomic stretch from Bacillus sp. N1-1 includes:
- a CDS encoding YtxH domain-containing protein, translating to MKDSKSSHDVKVEHEPAPEGYSSSTREVIRIDSSDPIKSESQFKGPAIAALAGSVVGAAAGVLLAPKAGKDLRNDISGGVTKAKDKSVEVSSNVKYKSTAFAQSVKTKSNDIVSKVKNRKSDSNQAEQPEEEALVSGYSIKRAAELDETEVPTSTVVNKDIEKIIVETEGAETFDDVIQRDVERTLERDPDHPETLDEAAELELKRTYNKDSK from the coding sequence ATGAAAGATTCTAAATCAAGCCATGATGTGAAAGTTGAACACGAACCAGCACCAGAGGGTTATTCATCCTCAACAAGAGAAGTGATCCGTATTGATTCTTCAGATCCGATCAAGTCAGAGAGTCAGTTTAAAGGTCCAGCGATTGCTGCTTTAGCTGGTAGTGTCGTAGGAGCTGCTGCAGGCGTATTGCTAGCTCCTAAAGCAGGGAAAGACTTAAGGAATGATATTAGCGGCGGCGTTACCAAAGCGAAAGACAAAAGTGTTGAAGTATCTAGTAATGTGAAATACAAATCGACTGCTTTTGCACAATCGGTCAAAACAAAGTCGAATGATATTGTAAGCAAAGTAAAGAATCGTAAAAGTGATTCAAACCAAGCAGAACAACCAGAAGAAGAAGCACTTGTGAGTGGATATTCGATCAAACGAGCAGCAGAGCTTGACGAGACAGAAGTGCCAACTTCAACAGTGGTGAATAAGGATATCGAAAAGATCATTGTCGAAACAGAAGGTGCAGAAACATTTGACGATGTGATTCAACGTGATGTTGAACGTACGCTTGAAAGAGATCCAGATCATCCTGAAACCCTTGACGAAGCTGCTGAATTGGAGCTGAAGAGAACATATAATAAAGATTCAAAATAA
- a CDS encoding TIGR00266 family protein, producing the protein MNNHEIDFKLYGDDMQFVEVELDPGETVVAEAGSLMMMEDHIEMETIFGDGSERQSGLVGKLFSAGKRVLTGESLFMTAFTNEGKVKKHVSFASPYPGKIIPMDLSEWEGKIICQKDAFLAAANGVSVGIELQRKLGTGFFGGEGFIMQKLEGDGLAFVHAGGTIHKKVLQPGETLRLDTGCLVAMTGDVDYNIEFVKGVKTALFGGEGLFFATLRGPGTVWVQSLPFSRLASRVFAAMPQTPGGSKGEGSMAKGLFDMFNGD; encoded by the coding sequence ATGAACAATCACGAAATTGACTTTAAGTTATACGGGGATGATATGCAGTTTGTGGAAGTAGAATTAGATCCAGGAGAGACGGTTGTAGCCGAAGCGGGAAGTCTTATGATGATGGAAGATCATATTGAAATGGAAACAATTTTTGGCGATGGAAGTGAACGACAGAGTGGCTTAGTAGGTAAGTTGTTTAGTGCAGGTAAACGAGTACTTACAGGCGAGAGTCTCTTTATGACGGCTTTTACGAATGAAGGAAAAGTTAAAAAACACGTATCTTTTGCTTCGCCTTATCCGGGAAAAATCATTCCGATGGATTTAAGTGAATGGGAAGGGAAAATCATTTGCCAAAAAGATGCTTTTCTTGCTGCAGCGAATGGGGTATCGGTAGGAATTGAACTTCAAAGGAAGCTAGGCACAGGTTTCTTTGGCGGAGAAGGGTTTATTATGCAAAAGCTTGAAGGAGACGGTTTAGCATTCGTTCATGCTGGGGGGACGATACATAAAAAAGTACTTCAACCAGGTGAAACGCTCCGCCTTGATACTGGGTGTTTAGTAGCCATGACAGGCGATGTGGATTATAACATTGAATTTGTAAAAGGTGTGAAAACGGCTTTGTTTGGTGGAGAGGGGTTGTTTTTTGCAACCCTTAGAGGCCCAGGAACGGTTTGGGTTCAATCGCTTCCGTTTAGTCGCTTAGCAAGTCGCGTGTTTGCTGCAATGCCACAAACGCCAGGTGGTAGTAAAGGGGAAGGTAGTATGGCAAAAGGACTCTTTGATATGTTTAATGGAGATTGA
- a CDS encoding response regulator, whose protein sequence is MKKILIVDDQYGIRVLLSELFKKEGYQTLQAANGMTAIELVKQECPDLVILDLKMPGMDGLEVFKNLKKFNEEVNVIFMTAYGELQLVQEFMKLGAITHFAKPFDIEEVCRTVKRVVPLDTKEMARTK, encoded by the coding sequence ATGAAGAAAATATTAATTGTGGACGACCAGTATGGCATTCGCGTGTTATTAAGCGAACTATTTAAAAAAGAAGGGTACCAAACGCTCCAAGCTGCGAACGGTATGACAGCCATTGAGCTTGTGAAACAGGAATGTCCCGATCTTGTAATCCTCGATTTGAAAATGCCCGGTATGGACGGATTGGAAGTATTTAAAAACCTGAAAAAGTTTAATGAAGAAGTTAATGTTATCTTTATGACGGCTTATGGTGAGTTACAGCTTGTACAAGAATTTATGAAGCTTGGTGCGATCACTCATTTTGCAAAACCGTTTGATATAGAAGAAGTGTGTCGAACCGTTAAACGCGTTGTTCCACTTGATACAAAAGAAATGGCACGAACCAAATAA
- a CDS encoding HD domain-containing protein, whose product MKIIEKAVEFSAVAHDGQYRKGSTLPYFSHPVTVGFYLLEAGASEEAIAAGILHDVVEDTSITYENVKEEFGEIIGDLVEGCSEPDKSLSWEKRKSHTIDTLRTASFHVKQIACADKLHNLTTINYDYETEGERIWERFNRGKEMQRWYYESIYLSLLAGLSAKEAEFPLFSKLNEMIEMVFRD is encoded by the coding sequence ATGAAAATAATTGAAAAAGCCGTTGAATTTTCTGCAGTCGCTCATGATGGTCAATATAGAAAAGGCTCAACGTTGCCATACTTTTCTCATCCTGTAACAGTAGGGTTCTATTTATTAGAGGCAGGCGCCTCAGAAGAAGCGATTGCAGCGGGAATACTCCATGATGTAGTGGAAGATACTTCCATAACTTATGAAAACGTTAAAGAAGAGTTCGGTGAAATCATTGGAGATTTAGTTGAAGGGTGCTCAGAGCCTGATAAAAGTCTCAGTTGGGAAAAAAGAAAGAGTCACACAATAGACACGTTAAGGACAGCTTCGTTTCATGTGAAGCAAATTGCTTGTGCAGATAAACTCCATAACTTAACTACGATCAACTACGATTACGAGACAGAAGGTGAACGAATCTGGGAGCGATTTAATCGTGGAAAAGAAATGCAACGCTGGTATTATGAATCGATCTATCTAAGTTTGTTAGCTGGTCTTTCAGCAAAAGAAGCGGAATTCCCTTTGTTTTCTAAGCTAAATGAAATGATTGAAATGGTTTTTAGGGATTAG
- a CDS encoding DUF948 domain-containing protein, with protein MELILYLAVALIAIAFAVLSIFLIKVLRSTEKTLSNTAEMIDSLQGQIDGLSKETTMMLHKTNVLADEVQSKVGQFSPVFKSVQETGASLQNLTRSFSKLSKSVEKGVEARQGKAAEAANWGSTALTMWEKYRIKKSNIQAVKEEG; from the coding sequence ATGGAACTCATTCTTTATTTAGCAGTGGCTCTTATCGCGATTGCATTCGCAGTGCTTAGTATCTTTTTAATTAAAGTGTTAAGGTCAACCGAAAAAACACTTTCTAACACGGCAGAAATGATTGATTCTCTGCAGGGGCAGATTGATGGATTATCAAAAGAAACAACGATGATGTTGCACAAAACGAATGTACTTGCAGATGAAGTGCAGTCGAAAGTTGGTCAATTCTCACCCGTTTTCAAATCAGTCCAAGAAACAGGTGCATCTCTACAAAATTTAACCCGTTCGTTTTCTAAATTAAGTAAATCAGTTGAGAAAGGCGTCGAAGCTAGGCAGGGAAAAGCAGCTGAGGCGGCGAATTGGGGAAGTACTGCTCTGACGATGTGGGAGAAGTATCGCATCAAAAAATCAAACATACAAGCTGTTAAGGAGGAAGGATAA